A stretch of Castanea sativa cultivar Marrone di Chiusa Pesio chromosome 2, ASM4071231v1 DNA encodes these proteins:
- the LOC142626253 gene encoding metalloendoproteinase 2-MMP-like has product MSYKVFSLFSFTLLLLLLFPLHSHATSRNIHDKKSSPFEFLKNLQGCHKGEKVKGIHNLKAYLEKFGYLSYNHSQNQTHTNDDDFDELLESAIKTYQLNYHLNATWSMDVNTVSTMMMPRCGVADIINGTNWMRSGKNKHHHRHGSLHTVSHYTFFQGNPKWPTSKYHLTYGFLPGTPTEAMSPVTKAFETRADNTHFKFSRAQDQTNTDLKIGFHRGDHGDGAPFDGAGGTLAHAFSPTNGRFHYDADEKWSVGAVPGSYDLETVALHEIGHLLGLGHSEVEGAIMWPAIRSGVTQGLHRDDIDGIKALYNF; this is encoded by the coding sequence ATGTCTTATAAagttttttctctgttttcattcactctcctccttcttctcctttttcctCTCCATTCCCATGCAACATCAAGAAACATCCATGACAAAAAATCATCACCGTTTGAGTTTCTCAAAAATCTTCAGGGATGTCACAAGGGAGAAAAGGTCAAAGGCATCCATAACCTCAAAGCCTACCTTGAGAAATTTGGTTATTTGAGCTATAACCATTCTCAAAATCAAACTCATAccaatgatgatgattttgatgaACTCCTGGAATCTGCCATTAAAACTTACCAACTTAATTACCATCTCAACGCCACATGGTCAATGGATGTCAACACAGTATCAACAATGATGATGCCTCGTTGTGGGGTGGCAGATATCATCAATGGTACAAATTGGATGCGCTCAGGCAAGAATAAACATCACCATCGCCATGGCTCTCTTCATACTGTCTCTCACTATACTTTTTTCCAAGGAAATCCCAAGTGGCCAACTTCTAAGTACCATCTCACCTATGGATTTCTCCCTGGCACCCCAACTGAAGCAATGAGTCCCGTTACAAAAGCTTTTGAAACGCGGGCTGATAACACACACTTCAAGTTCTCAAGGGCTCAAGATCAAACAAATACAGATCTCAAAATTGGTTTTCATAGGGGGGACCATGGAGATGGGGCCCCTTTCGATGGAGCTGGTGGAACCCTAGCCCATGCTTTTTCACCGACTAATGGGAGATTCCATTATGATGCAGATGAAAAATGGAGTGTGGGAGCAGTCCCAGGTTCATATGACTTGGAGACAGTTGCCTTGCATGAAATTGGGCACCTTCTTGGGTTAGGGCATAGCGAAGTTGAAGGGGCCATCATGTGGCCTGCCATACGTTCAGGGGTGACCCAAGGTTTGCATAGGGACGATATTGATGGCATTAAAgccttatataatttttaa